The following are encoded together in the Deinococcus soli (ex Cha et al. 2016) genome:
- the secA gene encoding preprotein translocase subunit SecA → MFRVLNKMFDNNQRDVAQIIKTIVQPVNALEEETQKVEDLAAAFMELRRRVTEGGETLDDVVVPAFALIREAGRRSIGKRHYDVQLIGGYALHKGRIAEMRTGEGKTLVATLALALNALEGRGCHLVTVNDYLARVGMEEMSLLYRTLGLTVGLASREMQPHQKQAAYACDITYVTNSELGFDYLRDNMAQSREALALRAEHPLNFAIVDEVDSILIDEARTPLIISGAAEKATDLYYVYAKLIRRLQKGEPAEPGVRAEPTGDYTIDEKGKQVHITEGGISKIERLLSLSDLYSPDNMDKAHMITQAIRARELYHREKDYIVNAEGEVIIIDEFTGRSMPGRRYGEGLHQAIEAKEGVKIENENQTLATITYQNFFRLYNKFAGMTGTAKTEEKEFLDIYGSDVLVIPTNRGVQRKDAEDLVYRTKMGKYNAVVQEVKEMHATGRPVLIGTASIVTSEQLSDLLTQAGIQHSVLNAKFEAQEASIVAQAGRSGTVTIATNMAGRGTDIMLGGNAEFILGEAIEQQLGLSRYTPEVENFIKAISRQDPDAMQIGMQIPGMNEDFIGQAIQLQADTLADRQRVKDLGGLHIIGTERHESRRIDNQLRGRAGRQGDPGSSRFYVSFEDDLMRLFANDRVVAMMDRLGMDDTQPIEAKMVTGAIEKAQARVEDRNFSTRKQLLEFDNVMSKQRDTVYAQRREVLLGPDADVEESTEGMIADFVDHQLATHLPIDQNHESWDIDGLRAAITDAVPQLEEFDFESLRSKSPAEAQDTLLAAVADAFDARKEELSPTMMNSLSRYVVLQVVDQLWKEHLHGMDVLRQGIGLRGYGQRDPFTEYKFEATTMFNDMIDTLKADVTKFVFRMQFGQAG, encoded by the coding sequence ATGTTCCGTGTCCTGAACAAAATGTTCGATAACAACCAGCGCGACGTTGCGCAGATCATCAAGACGATCGTGCAGCCCGTGAACGCGCTGGAAGAAGAGACCCAGAAGGTCGAAGACCTCGCCGCCGCCTTCATGGAACTGCGCCGCCGCGTCACCGAAGGCGGCGAGACCCTCGACGACGTCGTCGTGCCCGCCTTCGCCCTGATCCGCGAGGCTGGCCGCCGCTCTATAGGCAAACGCCACTACGACGTGCAGCTCATCGGCGGGTACGCCCTGCACAAGGGCCGCATCGCCGAGATGCGCACCGGTGAGGGCAAAACCCTCGTCGCCACCCTGGCCCTCGCGCTGAACGCCCTCGAGGGCCGCGGCTGCCACCTCGTCACCGTGAACGACTACCTCGCGCGGGTCGGCATGGAGGAGATGAGCCTGCTGTACCGCACGCTGGGTCTGACCGTCGGCCTCGCCAGCCGCGAGATGCAACCCCACCAGAAGCAGGCCGCGTACGCCTGCGACATCACCTACGTCACCAACAGCGAACTGGGCTTCGACTACCTGCGTGACAACATGGCCCAGAGCCGCGAGGCCCTCGCCCTGCGTGCCGAACACCCCCTGAACTTCGCCATCGTGGACGAGGTTGACTCGATCCTCATTGACGAGGCCCGCACGCCCCTGATCATCAGCGGCGCCGCCGAGAAGGCCACCGACCTCTACTACGTGTACGCCAAACTCATCCGCCGCCTCCAGAAGGGCGAGCCCGCAGAGCCCGGCGTGCGCGCCGAACCCACCGGCGACTACACCATCGACGAGAAGGGCAAACAGGTGCACATCACCGAGGGCGGCATCAGCAAGATCGAACGCCTGCTGTCCCTGAGCGACCTGTACAGCCCGGACAACATGGACAAGGCGCACATGATCACCCAGGCGATTCGCGCGCGCGAACTGTACCACCGCGAGAAGGACTACATCGTCAACGCCGAGGGTGAGGTCATCATCATCGACGAGTTCACCGGGCGCAGCATGCCGGGCCGCCGCTACGGCGAGGGCCTCCACCAGGCCATCGAAGCCAAGGAAGGCGTGAAGATCGAGAACGAGAACCAGACGCTCGCCACGATCACCTACCAGAACTTCTTCCGCCTGTACAACAAATTCGCGGGCATGACCGGCACCGCCAAGACCGAGGAGAAGGAATTCCTCGACATCTACGGCAGTGACGTCCTCGTGATCCCCACCAACCGCGGCGTGCAGCGCAAGGACGCCGAGGACCTCGTGTACCGCACCAAGATGGGCAAGTACAACGCCGTCGTGCAGGAAGTCAAGGAGATGCACGCCACCGGCCGCCCCGTCCTCATCGGCACCGCCAGCATCGTCACCAGCGAACAGCTCAGCGACCTCCTCACGCAGGCCGGTATCCAGCACAGCGTCCTGAACGCCAAATTCGAGGCGCAGGAAGCCAGCATCGTCGCGCAGGCCGGCCGCTCGGGCACCGTCACCATCGCCACCAACATGGCCGGCCGCGGCACCGACATCATGCTCGGCGGGAACGCCGAATTCATCCTCGGTGAGGCCATCGAGCAGCAGCTCGGCCTCAGCCGCTACACGCCGGAAGTCGAGAACTTCATCAAGGCCATCAGCCGCCAGGACCCTGACGCCATGCAGATCGGCATGCAGATCCCCGGCATGAACGAGGACTTCATCGGTCAGGCCATTCAACTCCAGGCGGACACCCTCGCCGACCGCCAGCGCGTCAAGGACCTCGGCGGGCTGCACATCATCGGCACCGAACGCCACGAGAGCCGCCGCATCGACAACCAGCTGCGCGGCCGTGCCGGACGCCAGGGTGACCCCGGCTCAAGCCGCTTCTACGTGTCCTTCGAGGACGACCTGATGCGCCTCTTCGCCAACGACCGCGTCGTCGCCATGATGGACCGCCTCGGCATGGACGACACCCAGCCCATCGAAGCCAAGATGGTCACCGGCGCCATCGAAAAAGCCCAGGCGCGCGTCGAGGACCGCAACTTCAGCACCCGCAAGCAGCTCCTCGAATTCGACAACGTCATGAGCAAACAACGCGATACCGTCTACGCCCAGCGCCGCGAGGTGCTCCTCGGGCCAGACGCGGACGTTGAAGAAAGCACCGAGGGCATGATCGCCGACTTCGTCGACCACCAGCTCGCCACGCACCTGCCCATCGACCAGAACCATGAGAGCTGGGACATTGACGGCCTGCGCGCCGCCATCACCGACGCCGTCCCGCAGCTCGAAGAGTTCGACTTCGAGAGCCTGCGTAGCAAGTCCCCCGCCGAAGCGCAGGACACCCTCCTGGCCGCCGTCGCCGACGCCTTCGACGCCCGCAAGGAAGAACTCAGCCCCACCATGATGAACAGCCTCTCGCGCTACGTCGTCCTGCAGGTCGTCGACCAGCTCTGGAAAGAGCACCTGCACGGCATGGATGTCCTGCGCCAGGGCATCGGCCTGCGCGGCTACGGCCAGCGCGACCCGTTCACCGAATACAAATTCGAAGCCACCACCATGTTCAACGACATGATCGACACCCTGAAAGCGGACGTCACCAAGTTCGTGTTCAGAATGCAGTTCGGCCAGGCTGGGTAA
- a CDS encoding amidohydrolase family protein has product MTHSDPHTPRLLTCDVLYTGMGGAQSPGGVVVVGGTVAATGHPDALRAAYPHAREERAGAVIAPPPVNAHTHLDMSTYEFTALPYFRWIPEVVVPQREKRSAEAARHGADTLAGLGAGGVGDIVYMHAPDVMDTLLPREDLSGVLYYEVLGTFPEKADEIFRTVRERIEGWRAVERPGGPRVGLSPHTPHTVSHRLMRLLCDYAAGEGIPLQIHVAEHPAEHDLYTRGGGPIWENRLAPFYPDTFAEVIGRTPEADLTPVRYLDELGVLTAKPTLIHMVNVTPDDIARVARAGSAVVTCPRSNHHLDCGVFPWAAFAAAGVEVALGTDSVASGGSLDVREDVAFAQRLHPGLDPRVIVRAAVKGGHRVLGTRAPFIRRGEAWDDRYCW; this is encoded by the coding sequence ATGACCCACAGCGACCCGCACACGCCCCGCCTGCTCACCTGCGACGTGCTGTACACCGGCATGGGTGGCGCGCAGAGTCCCGGCGGGGTGGTCGTGGTGGGTGGGACGGTCGCGGCGACCGGGCACCCGGACGCGCTGCGCGCCGCGTACCCCCACGCGCGCGAGGAACGCGCCGGGGCGGTGATCGCGCCGCCGCCCGTGAACGCCCATACGCACCTGGATATGAGCACGTATGAGTTCACGGCCCTGCCATACTTCCGCTGGATTCCCGAGGTGGTCGTGCCCCAGCGCGAGAAACGCAGTGCCGAGGCCGCCCGGCACGGCGCGGACACCCTGGCCGGGCTGGGTGCGGGCGGCGTGGGCGACATCGTGTACATGCATGCCCCGGACGTCATGGACACCCTGCTGCCCCGCGAGGACCTGAGCGGCGTCCTGTACTACGAGGTGCTGGGTACCTTCCCCGAGAAGGCCGACGAGATCTTCCGGACCGTGCGCGAACGGATCGAGGGCTGGCGGGCGGTGGAGCGTCCCGGCGGGCCGCGCGTGGGGCTGTCACCGCACACACCGCACACCGTCAGCCACCGCCTGATGCGGCTGCTGTGCGACTACGCCGCCGGGGAGGGCATCCCCCTCCAGATCCACGTGGCCGAGCATCCCGCCGAGCACGACCTGTACACGCGCGGCGGCGGACCGATCTGGGAGAACCGACTGGCGCCCTTCTACCCGGACACCTTCGCGGAGGTCATCGGGCGCACGCCGGAAGCGGACCTGACCCCCGTGCGCTACCTGGACGAACTGGGCGTCTTGACTGCGAAACCCACCCTGATCCACATGGTGAACGTCACCCCGGACGACATCGCGCGGGTCGCCCGCGCCGGGAGTGCCGTGGTGACCTGCCCGCGCAGCAACCACCACCTGGACTGCGGCGTGTTCCCCTGGGCGGCCTTCGCAGCCGCCGGGGTGGAGGTCGCGCTGGGCACCGATTCCGTCGCCAGCGGGGGGAGCCTCGACGTGCGCGAGGACGTCGCCTTCGCCCAGCGCCTTCACCCGGGGCTGGACCCGCGTGTGATCGTGCGCGCCGCCGTGAAGGGCGGGCACCGCGTGCTGGGCACCCGCGCGCCCTTCATCCGCCGGGGGGAGGCCTGGGACGACCGCTACTGCTGGTGA
- a CDS encoding MATE family efflux transporter, with protein MSAVAAPTPPPTESIKSPAREIAGIAVPVSLEMVIQLVLTFINQIIVGTLGAVAVAAVGLSGSLGFLFFVTLGALGSGTSILVARRHGAADRPGVNQTLTVSVVTSVLAAALLTIPVVLLAGPLLSLAGGEDAVTRTATPYMQVSMLALIPGSLAWILSGALRSLGHARTPLVATVITVIVESLLAYGLVFGVGPLPQLGVVGAAWALVFANILKTALLAYQIYGPRHLAALTLPARDAWRSIAAPLLTISAPIAFTEFAWSLGGFLYAAVFARVGTAALAASQIVGTLEGIFIVGSFGLMSAATVFIGRSLGAGDAAAAQLWLGRISRAGLVTGLGFGALYALSALIVPALFPRVGSDVHHIALIGILISAFFQIFKVRNMIIGGGVLPGAADGKGVIIGDVIGAFVVGLPLAIGLGLYSPLGVWGVFLARGAEEVVKVLIFEWRRRRIDWAKLARDQQGQDIAVH; from the coding sequence ATGTCTGCCGTCGCGGCCCCCACCCCACCCCCAACTGAATCGATCAAGAGTCCGGCGCGCGAGATCGCCGGCATCGCCGTCCCCGTCAGCCTGGAGATGGTCATCCAGCTCGTCCTGACCTTCATCAACCAGATCATCGTCGGCACGCTCGGCGCGGTCGCCGTCGCGGCCGTGGGCCTGAGCGGCAGCCTGGGCTTCCTGTTCTTCGTCACGCTGGGCGCCCTGGGCAGCGGCACCAGCATCCTCGTCGCCCGCCGCCACGGCGCCGCCGACCGGCCCGGCGTGAACCAGACCCTGACCGTCAGCGTCGTCACCAGCGTGCTCGCCGCGGCCCTCCTGACCATCCCGGTCGTGCTGCTCGCCGGACCACTCCTGAGCCTCGCGGGTGGCGAGGACGCCGTCACCCGCACCGCCACCCCCTACATGCAGGTCAGCATGCTCGCCCTGATCCCCGGCAGCCTCGCCTGGATCCTCAGCGGCGCCCTGCGCTCCCTCGGGCACGCCCGCACCCCCCTGGTCGCCACCGTCATTACCGTGATCGTCGAGAGCCTCCTCGCGTACGGCCTCGTGTTCGGCGTCGGCCCCCTCCCGCAGCTCGGGGTGGTCGGCGCCGCCTGGGCGCTGGTGTTCGCGAACATCCTGAAGACCGCGCTGCTCGCGTACCAGATCTACGGCCCGCGGCACCTCGCCGCGCTCACCCTGCCCGCCCGGGACGCCTGGCGGTCCATCGCCGCGCCGCTGCTGACCATCAGCGCCCCCATCGCGTTTACCGAGTTCGCCTGGAGCCTCGGCGGGTTCCTGTACGCCGCCGTGTTCGCCCGCGTCGGCACCGCCGCGCTGGCCGCCAGCCAAATCGTCGGGACGCTCGAAGGCATCTTCATCGTGGGTTCGTTCGGCCTGATGAGCGCCGCCACCGTCTTCATCGGCCGTTCCCTGGGCGCCGGGGACGCCGCCGCCGCGCAGCTGTGGCTGGGGCGCATCAGCCGCGCCGGACTCGTCACCGGCCTGGGCTTCGGCGCGCTGTACGCCCTCAGTGCCCTCATCGTCCCCGCGCTGTTCCCCCGCGTCGGCAGCGACGTGCACCACATCGCCCTGATCGGCATCCTGATCAGCGCCTTCTTCCAGATCTTCAAGGTCCGGAACATGATCATCGGCGGCGGCGTCCTCCCCGGCGCGGCCGACGGTAAGGGCGTGATCATCGGCGACGTCATCGGCGCGTTCGTGGTCGGCCTGCCGCTCGCCATCGGGCTGGGCCTCTACTCCCCGCTGGGCGTCTGGGGTGTGTTCCTCGCGCGCGGCGCGGAAGAAGTCGTGAAGGTCCTGATCTTCGAATGGCGGCGCCGCCGCATCGACTGGGCGAAACTCGCCCGCGACCAGCAGGGCCAGGACATCGCCGTCCACTGA
- the lysS gene encoding homocitrate synthase, whose product MTQDPSVTTDHPAPLIPATSWAIIDSTLREGEQFARGNFKQGDKIEIARALDAFGAEFIEVTTPMVSAQTHADIRRLTGLGLKAKFLTHVRCHMDDVQRAVDTGVDGLDLLFGTSSFLREFSHGKNIGQIIDSAQQVISWIKTNHPDLQIRFSAEDTFRSEEADLMAVYKAVSDLGVHRVGLADTVGVATPRQVYTLVREVRKVIHAECGIEFHGHNDTGCAVSNAYEAVEAGATHIDTTILGIGERNGITPLGGFLARMFTFDPQGLIDKYNLDLLPELDRMIARMVDLPIPWNNYLTGEFAYNHKAGMHLKAIYLNPGAYEAIPPGVFGVGRRIQAASKVTGKHAIAYKAREMGLHYGEDALRRVTDHIKALAEQDELDDAHLEQVLREWVSA is encoded by the coding sequence ATGACCCAGGACCCCAGCGTGACCACCGACCACCCCGCCCCTCTGATCCCCGCGACCTCGTGGGCGATCATCGACTCCACCCTGCGGGAGGGCGAACAGTTCGCGCGCGGGAACTTCAAACAGGGAGACAAGATCGAGATCGCCCGGGCGCTGGACGCCTTCGGCGCAGAATTCATCGAGGTCACCACCCCGATGGTCAGCGCGCAGACGCATGCGGACATCCGCCGCCTGACCGGTCTGGGCCTGAAGGCCAAGTTCCTCACGCACGTGCGCTGCCACATGGACGACGTGCAGCGCGCCGTGGACACCGGCGTGGACGGTCTGGACCTGCTGTTCGGCACCAGTTCGTTCCTGCGGGAATTCAGCCACGGCAAGAACATCGGGCAGATCATCGACAGCGCCCAGCAGGTCATCAGCTGGATCAAGACCAACCACCCGGACCTCCAGATCCGCTTCAGCGCCGAGGACACCTTCCGCAGCGAGGAAGCCGACCTGATGGCCGTGTACAAGGCCGTATCCGACCTGGGCGTGCACCGCGTCGGACTGGCCGACACCGTCGGCGTCGCCACGCCCCGGCAGGTGTACACGCTGGTCCGCGAGGTGCGCAAGGTCATCCACGCGGAGTGCGGCATCGAATTCCACGGGCACAACGACACGGGCTGCGCCGTCAGCAACGCCTACGAGGCGGTCGAGGCGGGCGCCACCCACATCGACACGACCATCCTGGGCATCGGGGAACGCAACGGCATCACGCCGCTGGGGGGCTTCCTGGCCCGCATGTTCACCTTCGACCCGCAGGGCCTGATCGACAAGTACAACCTCGACCTGCTGCCCGAACTGGACCGCATGATCGCCCGCATGGTGGATCTGCCGATTCCCTGGAACAATTACCTGACCGGCGAATTCGCGTACAACCACAAGGCCGGGATGCACCTGAAGGCCATCTACCTGAACCCCGGCGCGTACGAGGCCATCCCCCCCGGCGTGTTCGGCGTGGGCCGCCGCATCCAGGCGGCGAGCAAGGTCACGGGCAAGCACGCCATCGCGTACAAGGCCCGCGAGATGGGCCTGCACTACGGCGAGGACGCCCTGCGGCGCGTCACGGATCACATCAAGGCGCTGGCCGAGCAGGACGAACTGGACGACGCCCACCTGGAACAGGTGCTGCGCGAGTGGGTCAGCGCGTAA
- a CDS encoding DUF1990 family protein → MPLIVPTVRNLERLRARWQTRATNAVTSGDLIHEVVEVGQGEGVFRRAAAALGRWDTHRSWWLRVYPADEPPTPGQTVVIQVQAGRFSPLALAFCDRVTDVIDEPRRQGFTYATLPGHPERGAEAFLIEWDADDRVTFTVRAVSQPGWSLLRLVRPALAWLQGRATRQYLRAIARAAVAQNA, encoded by the coding sequence ATGCCGCTGATCGTGCCGACCGTCCGGAACCTGGAGCGCCTGCGGGCGCGCTGGCAGACACGGGCGACGAACGCCGTGACGTCCGGCGACCTCATTCACGAGGTCGTGGAGGTCGGCCAGGGCGAGGGTGTCTTCCGGCGCGCGGCGGCGGCCCTGGGCCGCTGGGACACGCACCGGTCGTGGTGGCTGCGTGTGTATCCGGCAGATGAGCCGCCCACGCCGGGGCAGACGGTCGTGATTCAGGTGCAGGCGGGCCGCTTCAGTCCGCTGGCCCTGGCATTCTGCGACCGCGTGACGGACGTGATCGACGAGCCGCGCCGCCAGGGCTTCACGTACGCCACGCTGCCCGGCCACCCCGAGCGGGGCGCGGAGGCGTTCCTGATCGAGTGGGATGCCGACGACCGCGTGACGTTCACCGTGCGGGCGGTCAGCCAGCCGGGGTGGTCCCTGCTGCGGCTGGTGCGTCCGGCGCTGGCGTGGCTCCAGGGGCGGGCAACCCGTCAATACCTGCGGGCCATCGCGCGGGCGGCGGTCGCGCAGAATGCCTGA
- a CDS encoding PhzF family phenazine biosynthesis protein, with protein MTTTDPLAAPLLFRALSDGGSGGKRVAVFTKAGDEQARAAASGAPLSVFVQTADPTGLRLRVFTPTREKGSSDSAAIAALSALHARAGLLDIVEVTQGDPNAGGADAGGEIQSAQLCGGEWVLRQGLTTAREVQADLSPIGLAGRGAWVGSTGRPNLVVEVPTLATLEAFMPDDAAISEVNRMTDTTGLVLYTPGGPGRVDVSFRAFGPLKGFSEDAASSNMLACLIGVLGLRGQLPEGANLLRAAQRRPGQPARLTAQFAPLRDGVEVWVGGLAAPDPDAPN; from the coding sequence ATGACCACGACCGACCCCCTGGCCGCTCCCCTCCTCTTCCGCGCCCTGTCCGATGGTGGGTCGGGCGGCAAGCGCGTGGCGGTCTTTACTAAAGCCGGTGACGAGCAGGCGCGAGCCGCCGCGTCTGGCGCGCCCCTGAGCGTGTTCGTGCAGACCGCCGACCCGACCGGGCTGAGGCTGCGGGTGTTCACGCCCACGCGCGAGAAGGGCAGCAGCGACAGCGCCGCCATCGCCGCGCTGAGTGCCCTGCACGCGCGGGCGGGCCTGCTGGACATCGTGGAGGTCACGCAGGGCGACCCCAATGCGGGGGGCGCTGACGCGGGTGGCGAGATCCAGAGCGCGCAGCTGTGCGGCGGCGAGTGGGTGCTGCGCCAGGGCCTCACCACGGCGCGGGAGGTGCAGGCGGACCTGTCCCCCATTGGTCTGGCGGGGCGGGGCGCGTGGGTGGGCAGCACGGGTCGCCCAAATCTGGTCGTGGAGGTGCCGACTCTGGCCACGCTGGAGGCCTTCATGCCGGACGACGCGGCGATCAGTGAAGTGAACCGCATGACCGACACGACCGGGCTGGTGCTGTATACCCCGGGCGGCCCCGGGCGGGTGGACGTGAGCTTCCGCGCCTTCGGGCCCCTGAAGGGCTTTTCCGAGGACGCCGCGAGCAGCAACATGCTCGCCTGCCTGATCGGCGTGCTGGGCCTGCGCGGGCAGCTGCCGGAGGGCGCGAACCTGCTGCGGGCCGCGCAGCGCCGCCCCGGGCAGCCCGCCCGCCTGACCGCGCAGTTCGCGCCGCTGCGGGATGGGGTGGAGGTCTGGGTGGGTGGCCTCGCCGCGCCGGACCCGGACGCCCCGAACTGA
- the rlmN gene encoding 23S rRNA (adenine(2503)-C(2))-methyltransferase RlmN — protein MELLLDLHPDAYPLEGFRRRQLLDWVYGQGAGTFDAMTNLPAATRQELEHTYLLNPFRLIETVRSADGSVKYLFTLQDGRQMEAVYMPYLDRKTICVSTMVGCPARCAFCATGAMGFGRNLTPGEIVGQVLAVAGGEDIAPREIRNLVFMGMGEAMLNYDNTMLAARILLHPDALGMSKRRVTLSTVGIAKGIRRLAAEDDLGIKLAISLHAPDEETRKRIIPTGQVNSIEEIMSAAREYQDVTGRRITMEYTMLRGINDHLWQAELLAELLRGLVSHVNLIPMNPWPGSDFESSTEEQIQAFYDLLEARGVDVSVRRSRGRDAGAACGQLALKRPNAHSGGAA, from the coding sequence ATGGAGCTGTTACTCGACCTTCACCCCGACGCCTACCCCCTGGAGGGCTTCCGGCGCCGCCAGCTGCTCGACTGGGTCTACGGGCAGGGCGCCGGGACCTTCGACGCCATGACGAACCTCCCCGCCGCCACCCGGCAGGAGCTGGAGCACACGTATCTTCTCAACCCGTTCAGGCTGATCGAGACGGTGCGCAGCGCCGACGGCAGCGTGAAGTACCTGTTCACTCTGCAGGACGGCCGCCAGATGGAAGCGGTGTACATGCCGTACTTGGACCGCAAGACCATCTGCGTGTCCACCATGGTGGGCTGCCCGGCCCGCTGCGCGTTCTGCGCCACGGGCGCGATGGGCTTCGGCCGGAACCTGACGCCCGGCGAGATCGTCGGGCAGGTGCTGGCCGTCGCGGGCGGCGAGGACATCGCCCCGCGCGAGATCCGTAACCTGGTGTTCATGGGCATGGGCGAAGCCATGCTGAACTACGACAACACCATGCTCGCCGCGCGCATCCTGCTGCACCCCGACGCGCTGGGCATGAGCAAACGCCGCGTGACGCTGTCCACCGTCGGGATCGCCAAGGGCATCCGGCGACTGGCGGCCGAGGACGACCTGGGCATCAAACTGGCGATCAGCCTGCACGCCCCGGACGAGGAGACCCGCAAGCGCATCATCCCGACCGGGCAGGTGAACTCCATCGAGGAGATCATGAGTGCCGCCCGCGAGTACCAGGACGTCACGGGACGGCGCATCACCATGGAGTACACGATGCTGCGCGGCATCAACGACCACCTCTGGCAGGCCGAGCTGCTGGCCGAACTACTGCGCGGCCTGGTCAGCCACGTGAACCTGATCCCCATGAACCCCTGGCCCGGCTCGGACTTCGAGAGCAGCACCGAGGAGCAGATCCAGGCGTTCTACGACCTGCTGGAGGCGCGTGGCGTGGACGTCAGCGTGCGCCGCTCGCGCGGGCGGGACGCGGGCGCCGCGTGCGGTCAGCTGGCCCTGAAACGCCCAAATGCGCACAGCGGCGGCGCGGCCTGA
- a CDS encoding tetratricopeptide repeat protein codes for MTHTRSVLLALTLALASQGAAQTMLETATTIGVQNTLQSIGTPSLPNVTVPKTSAGTTTTAPSAAPAPVVTPLTADQQALLAQGRAAYQAGNLAEARRLYEQLVTQNYTNPAPHFGLALTLFAQNDDRGAAFELQQFMALAPDRFEGPYNLGVIASRAGRRDDALKLYEQAAALMKDQAGPAAQRQVLEALAAEQTRKADFTALSATLAAIAVIDPQDQDVQYRLAQARTLSGQGAAALPGVYALLQAAPERVDAALLLADIYVAQGLPERALRELDAAAPRVKTGADRAALLLRKASVLTQTGDTRAAVFAAQAATREDPKNAAAFAREGELRAARNDRPGALTAYLNAVKLDPQSAAYRAALAGVRLTLNQDAQAQADAARALTLRPDDTTLARALFVQGVAAYRQGQYAQARAALSSSQTRAPSADTALWLGLSAYAAKDYAAAATALAESVKLDPTPTARLNLGSALLATARYAEAEAVLRGLVSETPKNAEAWYLLGLAQRAQTRESDARTSLKTAAALGSARAQEALK; via the coding sequence GTGACACATACACGTTCCGTTCTGCTGGCACTCACCCTGGCCCTCGCGAGTCAGGGCGCGGCGCAGACCATGCTCGAGACCGCCACCACCATCGGTGTGCAGAACACCCTGCAGTCCATCGGCACGCCCAGCCTCCCCAACGTGACCGTCCCGAAGACCAGCGCTGGCACCACCACGACCGCCCCGAGCGCCGCGCCCGCCCCGGTCGTCACGCCCCTGACGGCCGACCAGCAGGCCCTGCTGGCCCAGGGCCGCGCCGCATACCAGGCCGGGAATCTCGCTGAGGCCCGGCGCCTGTACGAGCAGCTCGTCACGCAGAACTACACCAACCCCGCCCCGCACTTCGGGCTGGCCCTGACCCTGTTCGCGCAGAACGACGACCGGGGCGCGGCGTTCGAACTCCAGCAGTTCATGGCGCTCGCCCCGGACCGTTTCGAGGGTCCCTATAACCTCGGGGTGATCGCCAGCCGCGCCGGACGCCGCGACGACGCCCTGAAACTGTACGAGCAGGCCGCCGCGCTCATGAAGGACCAGGCGGGGCCCGCCGCGCAGCGCCAGGTCCTTGAGGCCCTCGCCGCCGAGCAGACCCGCAAGGCGGACTTCACGGCCCTGAGCGCCACCCTGGCCGCCATTGCCGTGATCGACCCGCAGGATCAGGACGTCCAGTACCGCCTCGCGCAGGCCCGCACCCTCAGCGGGCAGGGCGCCGCGGCGCTGCCCGGCGTGTACGCGCTGCTGCAGGCGGCTCCCGAGCGCGTGGACGCCGCGCTGCTCCTGGCAGACATCTACGTCGCGCAGGGCCTCCCAGAACGCGCGCTGCGCGAACTCGACGCCGCCGCGCCCCGCGTGAAGACCGGCGCCGACCGCGCCGCGCTGCTGCTGCGCAAGGCCAGCGTCCTCACGCAGACCGGCGACACCCGCGCCGCTGTGTTCGCCGCGCAGGCCGCCACCCGCGAGGACCCGAAGAACGCCGCCGCGTTCGCCCGTGAAGGTGAATTGCGCGCCGCCCGTAACGATCGTCCCGGCGCACTCACCGCGTACCTGAACGCCGTGAAGCTCGACCCGCAGAGCGCCGCGTACCGCGCCGCGCTCGCCGGGGTGCGGCTCACCCTGAACCAGGACGCCCAGGCGCAGGCCGACGCCGCCCGCGCCCTGACCCTGCGCCCCGACGACACTACGCTCGCCCGAGCGCTGTTCGTGCAGGGCGTCGCCGCCTACCGCCAGGGCCAGTACGCGCAGGCCCGCGCGGCCCTGAGCTCCAGCCAGACCCGCGCGCCGAGCGCCGACACCGCCCTGTGGCTGGGCCTGAGCGCCTACGCCGCGAAGGACTACGCCGCCGCCGCGACTGCCCTGGCCGAGAGCGTCAAACTGGACCCCACCCCCACTGCCCGCCTGAACCTGGGCAGCGCCCTGCTCGCCACCGCCCGCTACGCAGAAGCGGAAGCGGTCCTGCGCGGCCTGGTCAGCGAGACCCCGAAGAACGCCGAAGCGTGGTATTTGCTGGGCCTCGCGCAGCGCGCACAGACCCGTGAAAGCGACGCCCGCACTTCCCTGAAGACGGCCGCCGCGCTGGGCAGCGCCCGCGCCCAGGAGGCCCTGAAGTGA